A stretch of the Vigna radiata var. radiata cultivar VC1973A chromosome 7, Vradiata_ver6, whole genome shotgun sequence genome encodes the following:
- the LOC111241941 gene encoding uncharacterized protein LOC111241941, with amino-acid sequence MMAVSTVNILSIVLFFIFVSQGYSQCSLKDLSVSQSATGVKVQGKEEWSVTIINKCPCVQKNVLLDCKGFQSVERINPAVFKVSKNGCIVNNGEAVYRDAVKFKYAWDHQFPLNPISSDVFCSSI; translated from the exons ATGATGGCTGTTTCAACCGTCAATATTCTTAGCAtagttttgttctttatttttgtttctcaaG GTTATAGCCAATGTTCCTTGAAAGATCTATCGGTAAGTCAATCTGCAACAGGAGTTAAAGTgcaaggaaaagaagaatggtCTGTGACTATCATTAACAAGTGTCCATGCGTTCAAAAGAATGTGTTGTTAGATTGTAAAGGATTTCAATCGGTAGAACGCATAAACCCTGCAGTTTTCAAGGTTTCAAAAAATGGGTGCATAGTTAACAATGGTGAAGCTGTTTACAGAGATgctgttaaatttaaatatgcttGGGACCACCAATTTCCATTAAATCCCATTTCCTCAGATGTTTTTTGCTCTTCAATTTAA